One stretch of Miscanthus floridulus cultivar M001 chromosome 18, ASM1932011v1, whole genome shotgun sequence DNA includes these proteins:
- the LOC136520486 gene encoding CMP-sialic acid transporter 1 isoform X4, with protein MTKEWRSVRLYLVPSVIYLVHNNVQFATLTYVDPSTYQIMGNLKIVTTGILFRLVLKRKLSNLQWMAIVLLAVGTTTSQVKGCGDAPCDSLFSAPLQGYMLGILSACLSALAGVYTEYLMKKNNDSLYWQNVQLYTFGVMFNMGWLIYGDFKAGFELGPWWQRLFNGYSITTWMVVFNLGSTGLLVSWLMKYSDNIVKVYSTSMAMLLTMVLSIYLFSVKATIQLSFQERFKLDQVLIGQILSHSCLPRPMYVVIIFQLGNL; from the exons ATGACAAAGGAATGGAGGAGCGTGCGACTATATCTTGTTCCTTCAGTCATATACCTCGTCCACAACAATGTTCAGTTTGCGACATTGACCTATGTTGACCCGTCTACCTACCAGATAATGGGAAACCTGAAAATTGTCACGACTGGGATTTTGTTTAG GCTTGTTCTAAAAAGGAAGTTATCCAATCTACAATGGATGGCAATTGTTTTATTGGCTGTTGGTACAACTACAAGCCAG GTGAAAGGATGTGGAGATGCACCATGTGATTCTCTTTTCTCAGCACCATTGCAGGGTTACATGCTTGGAATACTTTCTGCTTGTCTTTCAGCTCTAGCTGGTGTGTACACAGagtacttgatgaagaagaataaTGATAGTTTGTACTGGCAAAATGTACAATTATATAC GTTTGGAGTTATGTTCAACATGGGCTGGCTAATTTATGGTGATTTTAAAGCTGGATTTGAGCTGGGTCCATGGTGGCAGCGCCTTTTTAATGGTTATTCGATCACAACATGGATGGTAGTGTTCAATTTAGGATCTACTGGTCTGCTAGTATCATGGTTGATGAAGTATTCTGACAATATAGTCAAG GTGTACTCAACTTCAATGGCAATGCTTTTGACGATGGTTTTATCTATATATCTTTTCAGTGTGAAAGCTACAATTCAG TTATCTTTTCAGGAAAGATTCAAACTGGACCAAGTGCTCATTGGCCAAATCCTCAGTCATTCATGTCTTCCAAGACCTATGTATGTTGTGATAATTTTTCAACTAGGAAATCTCTAG
- the LOC136520486 gene encoding CMP-sialic acid transporter 1 isoform X3, whose protein sequence is MQWYLVAALLTVLTSSQGILTTLSQSNGKYKYDYATIPFLAELFKLSVSGFFLWKECHSSSPPRMTKEWRSVRLYLVPSVIYLVHNNVQFATLTYVDPSTYQIMGNLKIVTTGILFRLVLKRKLSNLQWMAIVLLAVGTTTSQVKGCGDAPCDSLFSAPLQGYMLGILSACLSALAGVYTEYLMKKNNDSLYWQNVQLYTFGVMFNMGWLIYGDFKAGFELGPWWQRLFNGYSITTWMVVFNLGSTGLLVSWLMKYSDNIVKVYSTSMAMLLTMVLSIYLFSVKATIQERFKLDQVLIGQILSHSCLPRPMYVVIIFQLGNL, encoded by the exons ATGCAGTGGTACTTGGTGGCCGCGCTCCTCACCGTCCTCACCAGCTCCCAG GGAATATTGACCACCCTTTCCCAGAGCAATGGCAAATACAAGTATGATTATGCCACAATTCCTTTTTTAGCAGAGCTCTTCAAG TTGTCTGTCTCAGGCTTCTTCCTTTGGAAGGAATGTCATTCTTCATCTCCACCAAGGATGACAAAGGAATGGAGGAGCGTGCGACTATATCTTGTTCCTTCAGTCATATACCTCGTCCACAACAATGTTCAGTTTGCGACATTGACCTATGTTGACCCGTCTACCTACCAGATAATGGGAAACCTGAAAATTGTCACGACTGGGATTTTGTTTAG GCTTGTTCTAAAAAGGAAGTTATCCAATCTACAATGGATGGCAATTGTTTTATTGGCTGTTGGTACAACTACAAGCCAG GTGAAAGGATGTGGAGATGCACCATGTGATTCTCTTTTCTCAGCACCATTGCAGGGTTACATGCTTGGAATACTTTCTGCTTGTCTTTCAGCTCTAGCTGGTGTGTACACAGagtacttgatgaagaagaataaTGATAGTTTGTACTGGCAAAATGTACAATTATATAC GTTTGGAGTTATGTTCAACATGGGCTGGCTAATTTATGGTGATTTTAAAGCTGGATTTGAGCTGGGTCCATGGTGGCAGCGCCTTTTTAATGGTTATTCGATCACAACATGGATGGTAGTGTTCAATTTAGGATCTACTGGTCTGCTAGTATCATGGTTGATGAAGTATTCTGACAATATAGTCAAG GTGTACTCAACTTCAATGGCAATGCTTTTGACGATGGTTTTATCTATATATCTTTTCAGTGTGAAAGCTACAATTCAG GAAAGATTCAAACTGGACCAAGTGCTCATTGGCCAAATCCTCAGTCATTCATGTCTTCCAAGACCTATGTATGTTGTGATAATTTTTCAACTAGGAAATCTCTAG
- the LOC136520486 gene encoding CMP-sialic acid transporter 1 isoform X2 — translation MQWYLVAALLTVLTSSQGILTTLSQSNGKYKYDYATIPFLAELFKLSVSGFFLWKECHSSSPPRMTKEWRSVRLYLVPSVIYLVHNNVQFATLTYVDPSTYQIMGNLKIVTTGILFRLVLKRKLSNLQWMAIVLLAVGTTTSQVKGCGDAPCDSLFSAPLQGYMLGILSACLSALAGVYTEYLMKKNNDSLYWQNVQLYTFGVMFNMGWLIYGDFKAGFELGPWWQRLFNGYSITTWMVVFNLGSTGLLVSWLMKYSDNIVKVYSTSMAMLLTMVLSIYLFSVKATIQLFLGIIICIISLQMYFMPVHMLVELPQTLPVTSK, via the exons ATGCAGTGGTACTTGGTGGCCGCGCTCCTCACCGTCCTCACCAGCTCCCAG GGAATATTGACCACCCTTTCCCAGAGCAATGGCAAATACAAGTATGATTATGCCACAATTCCTTTTTTAGCAGAGCTCTTCAAG TTGTCTGTCTCAGGCTTCTTCCTTTGGAAGGAATGTCATTCTTCATCTCCACCAAGGATGACAAAGGAATGGAGGAGCGTGCGACTATATCTTGTTCCTTCAGTCATATACCTCGTCCACAACAATGTTCAGTTTGCGACATTGACCTATGTTGACCCGTCTACCTACCAGATAATGGGAAACCTGAAAATTGTCACGACTGGGATTTTGTTTAG GCTTGTTCTAAAAAGGAAGTTATCCAATCTACAATGGATGGCAATTGTTTTATTGGCTGTTGGTACAACTACAAGCCAG GTGAAAGGATGTGGAGATGCACCATGTGATTCTCTTTTCTCAGCACCATTGCAGGGTTACATGCTTGGAATACTTTCTGCTTGTCTTTCAGCTCTAGCTGGTGTGTACACAGagtacttgatgaagaagaataaTGATAGTTTGTACTGGCAAAATGTACAATTATATAC GTTTGGAGTTATGTTCAACATGGGCTGGCTAATTTATGGTGATTTTAAAGCTGGATTTGAGCTGGGTCCATGGTGGCAGCGCCTTTTTAATGGTTATTCGATCACAACATGGATGGTAGTGTTCAATTTAGGATCTACTGGTCTGCTAGTATCATGGTTGATGAAGTATTCTGACAATATAGTCAAG GTGTACTCAACTTCAATGGCAATGCTTTTGACGATGGTTTTATCTATATATCTTTTCAGTGTGAAAGCTACAATTCAG CTCTTCTTGGGCATTATCATTTGTATAATTTCCCTGCAGATGTATTTTATGCCTGTGCACATGCTTGTTGAATTGCCACAAACTTTGCCAGTAACATCAAAGTAG
- the LOC136520486 gene encoding CMP-sialic acid transporter 1 isoform X1 produces MQWYLVAALLTVLTSSQGILTTLSQSNGKYKYDYATIPFLAELFKLSVSGFFLWKECHSSSPPRMTKEWRSVRLYLVPSVIYLVHNNVQFATLTYVDPSTYQIMGNLKIVTTGILFRLVLKRKLSNLQWMAIVLLAVGTTTSQVKGCGDAPCDSLFSAPLQGYMLGILSACLSALAGVYTEYLMKKNNDSLYWQNVQLYTFGVMFNMGWLIYGDFKAGFELGPWWQRLFNGYSITTWMVVFNLGSTGLLVSWLMKYSDNIVKVYSTSMAMLLTMVLSIYLFSVKATIQLSFQERFKLDQVLIGQILSHSCLPRPMYVVIIFQLGNL; encoded by the exons ATGCAGTGGTACTTGGTGGCCGCGCTCCTCACCGTCCTCACCAGCTCCCAG GGAATATTGACCACCCTTTCCCAGAGCAATGGCAAATACAAGTATGATTATGCCACAATTCCTTTTTTAGCAGAGCTCTTCAAG TTGTCTGTCTCAGGCTTCTTCCTTTGGAAGGAATGTCATTCTTCATCTCCACCAAGGATGACAAAGGAATGGAGGAGCGTGCGACTATATCTTGTTCCTTCAGTCATATACCTCGTCCACAACAATGTTCAGTTTGCGACATTGACCTATGTTGACCCGTCTACCTACCAGATAATGGGAAACCTGAAAATTGTCACGACTGGGATTTTGTTTAG GCTTGTTCTAAAAAGGAAGTTATCCAATCTACAATGGATGGCAATTGTTTTATTGGCTGTTGGTACAACTACAAGCCAG GTGAAAGGATGTGGAGATGCACCATGTGATTCTCTTTTCTCAGCACCATTGCAGGGTTACATGCTTGGAATACTTTCTGCTTGTCTTTCAGCTCTAGCTGGTGTGTACACAGagtacttgatgaagaagaataaTGATAGTTTGTACTGGCAAAATGTACAATTATATAC GTTTGGAGTTATGTTCAACATGGGCTGGCTAATTTATGGTGATTTTAAAGCTGGATTTGAGCTGGGTCCATGGTGGCAGCGCCTTTTTAATGGTTATTCGATCACAACATGGATGGTAGTGTTCAATTTAGGATCTACTGGTCTGCTAGTATCATGGTTGATGAAGTATTCTGACAATATAGTCAAG GTGTACTCAACTTCAATGGCAATGCTTTTGACGATGGTTTTATCTATATATCTTTTCAGTGTGAAAGCTACAATTCAG TTATCTTTTCAGGAAAGATTCAAACTGGACCAAGTGCTCATTGGCCAAATCCTCAGTCATTCATGTCTTCCAAGACCTATGTATGTTGTGATAATTTTTCAACTAGGAAATCTCTAG